The Felis catus isolate Fca126 chromosome X, F.catus_Fca126_mat1.0, whole genome shotgun sequence genome includes a region encoding these proteins:
- the LOC123383412 gene encoding lymphokine-activated killer T-cell-originated protein kinase-like, protein MEEINNFKTPSKLSEKKKSALCSTPCINIPASPFMQKLGFGTGVNVYLMKRSPRGLSHSPWAVKKINPRCNDHYQSMYQKRLIDEAKILKNLHHPNIVGYRAFTEASDGSLCLAMEYGGEKSLNDLIEERNKDSQDPFPAAIILKVALNMAKGLKYLHQEKKLLHGDIKSSNVVIKGDFETIKICDVGVSLPLDENMTVTDPKACYIGTEPWKPKEALEENGIITDKADIFAFGLTLWEMMTLSIPHINLPDDDDDDEDKTFDESDFDDEAYYAALGTRPPVNMEELDETYQKVIELFSVCTNEDPKDRPSAAHIVEALEMDVQ, encoded by the coding sequence ATGGAAGAAATCAATAATTTCAAGACACCAAgcaaattatctgaaaaaaagaaatctgcactATGTTCAACTCCATGTATAAATATTCCTGCCTCTCCATTTATGCAGAAGCTTGGCTTTGGTACTGGAGTAAATGTCTACCTTATGAAAAGATCTCCAAGAGGTTTGTCTCATTCTCCTTGGGCTGTGAAAAAGATTAACCCTAGATGTAATGATCATTATCAAAGTATGTATCAAAAGAGGCTAATAGATGAAGCTAAGATTTTGAAAAACCTCCATCATCCAAACATTGTAGGTTATCGTGCTTTCACTGAAGCCAGTGACGGTAGTCTGTGTCTTGCTATGGAATATGGAGGGGAAAAGTCTTTAAATGACTTAATAGAAGAACGAAATAAAGACAGCCAAGATCCTTTTCCAGCAgccataattttaaaagttgctttGAACATGGCGAAAGGGTTAAAGTATCTACACCAAGAAAAGAAACTGCTTCATGGAGACATAAAGTCCTCAAATGTTGTAATTAAAGGTGATTTTGAAACAATTAAAATCTGTGATGTAGGAGTCTCTCTACCACTGGATGAAAATATGACTGTGACTGACCCCAAGGCCTGTTACATTGGCACCGAGCCTTGGAAACCCAAGGAAGCTTTGGAAGAGAATGGTATTATTACTGACAAGGCAGACATATTTGCCTTTGGCCTGACTCTGTGGGAAATGATGACTTTATCTATTCCACACATTAATCTtccagatgatgatgatgatgatgaagataaaACTTTTGATGAAAGTGACTTTGATGATGAAGCCTACTATGCAGCTTTGGGGACGAGGCCACCCGTTAATATGGAAGAGCTGGATGAAACGTACCAGAAAGTAATTGAACTCTTCTCCGTATGCACTAATGAAGACCCTAAGGATCGCCCTTCTGCCGCACACATCGTGGAAGCTTTGGAAATGGATGTCCAGTGA